ATCTTTTTTGTAATCTAAGTAAACGGAATAGTTTCCGGGGTATAAACGCACTTCGCCGTGAGCCTCAAAGGAGAACACCATATCAACAGTGCGATCAAGAAAATAGCGATCGTGGGAAACCACAATTACACAACCATTAAAGTCTTCGAGATATTCCTCTAAAACAGCAAGGGTTTGGACATCAAGATCGTTAGTCGGTTCATCAAGGATTAAGACATTGGGTGCTTCCATCAAAACCTTGAGCAGAAATAAACGCCGCTTTTCTCCACCAGAGAGTTTGTTAATCGGAGCATATTGCTGATTGGGAGGGAAGAGAAATCGCTCTAGCATTTGCGAAGCGGTAATGATGCTTCCATCAGAGGTCTTGACCAGTTCTGATACATCTTTGAGGTAATCGATCACACGCTGATTACCATGCTCCAGTAAATCATCGGAATGTTGATCGAAATAGCCAAAATGGATTGTTGTGCCGATTTCGACAGTTCCTGCATCGGGCTGTAATCGACCTGTGATCATATTCATCAATGTGGATTTACCAGCGCCATTACTGCCAATGATGCCGATACGGTCTTCGGGTGTGAAGTTGTAGGAGAAGTTTTTAATTAGGGTGCGATCGCCATAGGACTTACTAATGCGATCGAGTTCTACCACCTTTTTGCCAATGCGTCGTCCAGAAGTCGTGATATCAACCTTGGCATTGGCTTGTTTAAATTCTGTCGCTTGCAAGGCATGGGCACGATCAATGCGAGCTTTCTGTTTGGTACTTCGCGCCTTGGGACCTTTTTTCAGCCATTCTAGTTCTCGTCGCAAGAGTCCCGCGTGTTTGCGTTGCGTACTTAATGCCGACTCTTCCGATTCCGCTTTTTTCTCTAAATAGTAGGAATAATTGCCCGCATAGGAATATAAATCGCCGCGATCAATTTCAATAATGCGATTGGTGACTTTATCAAGAAAATAGCGATCGTGGGTAATCAGCAACAATGCACCACGATAACGATTGAGATAGCTTTGTAGCCATTCTACAGAGAGAGCATCGAGGTGGTTGGTTGGCTCATCCATTAACAAGACATCGGGAGCCGAGAGTAGTGCAGAGGCGATCGCAATACGTTTGCGATATCCACCCGAAAGGCTACCAATTTTAGCTTCTAAATCATCAATACCGAGCTTGGTTAAAACGATTTTGGCATTGGTTTCCAAATCCCAAGCACCAGTCTGGTCCATGCGTTCTGACACGCTCGATAACTGCGCTAATAACCGATCTTGATCCCCATGTCCGTGGGATAACTTATCGGAAATTTCTTCATATTCCTTGACTAATGCCATTTGTTCGCCACTATCGGCAAAAACTTGTTCTAAAACCGTCAGTTCTTCATTCAAGTCTGGCTGCTGAGGTAAATAGATGATCTTAGCGCTGGAATTGACCCATAGCTCACCACCATCACTATGCTCTAGTCCCGCAATCATTTTCAGTAATGTGGATTTGCCAGAACCATTTGTGCCGATCAATCCGACTTTGTCACCTTCATCAAGGCTAAAGCTAGCATCTTTAAGGATTTCCTTAATGCCAAAATCTTTTCGGAGCGATCGCAATGTAAAAAGTGCCATGCCTTGTAACTAATGAACTTAAATCGATAAACTTATAGCGGATTGCAAATGAGTACATAGGTAGTTCAACATAATTAAAAACCAGAACCAGAGCGTAGGTCGCCCGCGTAGCGGGCGACCTACGCTTCTTGGTTTTAAGGTTACTCATGCCTAGCTACTTACTCATTTGCAATCAAAAAATTAATCCTAACAAGAATTTTGCGTTTTCATTTTGCCGTAGCCAAAATGAAAACCTCTATATAATCTAGTTTAGCGTTATTGTCGTCGCCTCCCAAGGATCAACATTAAAGCGAATCCCGAAAGAACGCCGTAAATTGTACCGACAAGCAATATCAAGAAATATCCCAATTTATCCATCAGCAAACTACCAACTAATACGCTGACATACCAACTTCCTGCGGAAGCAACTATCCACCAATCGGCAAACTTACTATATCTCCGCAAAATTATCCATTGCGCGGCTCCCGTTGTTAGTCCCCGCAAACAACCATAGATCACCAAAAGATCCACTGCATCCCCATAGGTAATTGCGATCTGAAAACTTGCCCAAGAACTAAATGCACCACCTAAAGTGCCGCCTACCCATGTTGTCCAAAGCCAACCAATGCCCATGATTTTGGTTCTGATCACGAGCCACTGAGTTAAGCCAAGTACTGCGCTAATTACCGCAAAGCTGAGAAATAGTCCCCATCCACCCCCTACTATTCTGACAACGGCTCCACTAAGTAATCCTCCGCCTGCATAGCCGATCGCAGTTGCCCCAGTCCAGAGAAGGAGAAAACCTCCATGAGAGTTTCTTATGATTTGCCCTTTTGTCCTAAACTGCTTTAACAAAGACTTTATCCTGCTAATGTAATTAGCCTTTATGCGCTCTCCCTATGAGAAAACTGTACTTTTTATTGCCAGGAACCACAAATAAATTTGCCTGTGGGGGATTGTGGGCAGAGTTGAAAACCTTAAAGCTAGCTCAGCAAATTTGTGCGGCGGAAGTAGTCACCTATCGGCAACGGGAACCAGAGCATTTATGGCTAAATGATTTACTCAGTAATGATGATACATTTCGAGCCTTAGATGATGTAATTTTCGTGATGAGTTGGGGATTTGATGTCGTTAAGCTTGCCCCTAAGTTAAAGCATCTCAATGTAATTTATCATGCTCACAGTGCAGGCTATGGCTTTAATCTCCCTGCAAGTGTGCCAATTATTACCGTCAGTCGCAATACTCTCGGTTATTGGGGACAGCGATCGCCCCACGCGCTCATTTACTATTTACCCAATGAGATTTCTGATCAGTTTCAAAACTGGCATGGCGATCGCGATATTGATGTCTTAGTCCAATCTCGAAAATCTTCTAATTACTTAATGAAGCAATTAATTCCAGCTTTGCAAAAGCAATGTCGTGTGGAAGTAATTAATTCTTATGTAGAAAATTTAGAGGGATTATTTAATCGTGCTAAGGTCTATTTGTATGATTCTGCCGAATATTGGGAGATACAGGGCGTAACCGAAGGATTTGGACTGCAACCTATGGAAGCTCTAGCCTGTGGATGTCAAGTTTTTTCCAGTGTTAATCATGGATTATCCGATTATTTAGATCCTGCTTTTAATTGCTATAAAATTGCAGGCTATTCTCAAGAATTTGATGTACAAAGAATAATCAAAACTATTCAAAATCCACCAAAGTTATCTTTAGCCGCTTCAGTATTAGCAGAATATCGTTCTGAGAATATTATTCAACGCTTAACCGTAATTTTGGAAGATCTCAATGAATTTTTTGATCACAAACAACGATATCAGGGAAATATTCCCGAACTAAGCTATTGGTACATCACAAAGCTGCGATCGCAAAGAATATTAGCTAAGCTCAAAAAGAAATTTAAGCTTTAAAGAAATCCAGTTTTGATGATCGGAGATCGTGGGCTAAAATTATAAATTATTAAGGGGGTTTTAAACCTAAAACACATAGATATATAGCGCTTTTCAAGCAAGCGAGGTAAATAGGTTTGTTTCCCCGCCGAAGGCGGGGAAACAAATCTTTACTTCACTAGGTAAACGTTATATCAAACCTATGGCGCATAGAATGATACTCAATGGCAAGTTAGATCATGAGTGAAGTAGATATCTTGCAATTAAAAATTACGGAGCTAGAAGCGAAAAATCTCTCTTTAAGGGAGCAATTAGCGCAAATTTCTGCTGAACGGCTGAGGAAATATAAGGCTGAATTTTTAATTGCGAATCTCGCTCAAAAACTAGTTGAAAATATCCAAACAGGTATTATCGTTCATGACGCTGACACTAAGATTATATTTGCCAATCCTGCGGCGGCAGATATCTTGGGTCTCATTCAAAGCGAAATGTCAGGGAAGGATGTGAATGATCCGAACTGGCGTTTTTATCATGGGGATGGGCGGATCATGCGCTTAGAGGATTTTCCTGTGAATAAGATCCTGCGTGAAAAGCAAATCTTGAAAAACTATGAGATGGGTTTGTATCGTTCTGCAACCAATGACATAGTTTGGGCTTTAATTAATGCCTATCCTGAGTTTGATCAAGAAGGGGAGATCACGCGCATAGTAATTACATTTGTAGAAGTCACTGATTTTAAAAGAACCTCGCTCGCCTTACAAGAAAGTGAACAACGCTATGCCTCCTTAGCAAGTGAACTGGAGGCTACGCGCAATTTTTTGCAAAATATTATCGATCATTTGCCTGTGGCTGTATTTGTCAAGGATGGTAGACCCAAAAACTTTGGCAAAATGTTGCTCTGGAATCGCACCAGTGAAAATATGTTTGGTGTAACAGTCCAAGATGCGATCGGTAAAACCGTCTATGATCACTTCCCCAAAGAACAAGCAGATTTTTTCAGTCAAAAGGATATTGAAGCTTTTGCGAGTGGTGCTCCTGAAGATATCCCTGAAGAACCTATTGATAGTTACAGCCTAGGGCGACGTATTCTCCACACTGTCAAAATCCCTCTCTATGATCGCAATTTATATCCTCAATATCTGCTCTGTTTTGCTGAAGATATTACTGAACGCAAGCAAGCAGAAACAGCCTTAAGGGAAAGCGAAGAGAGATTTCGCCAAATGGCAGAAAATATCCACGAGATCTTCTGGATGGTTAATGCCAATTTCACGCAGTTTATCTATATCAATCCTGCCTATGAAAAAATTTCAGGCTTCCCCTGTGAAGAGATCTATGAGAATTCTCAAGCATTTATCAAGGTAATTCATGAGGAAGATCGAGCGAAAGTACTTGCTACGCATCAACAACATCTCAATACAGGATGGAGTCTTGAATATCGGATGGTGCAGCCCAGTGGGGAAATTCGCTGGTTATTTGAAAGAGCCGTACCAGTGCGTAATGAATTAGGCGCAATTCAAAGTATCGTCGGCATTGGGCAAGACATTACCGATCGCAAATATAGTGAAGACAAACTCGTTTATCAGGCTTTTCACGATAATTTGACGGGCTTACCCAATCGCACATTGTTTACCGATCGCCTCGAAATGGTGCTCAAAAAATCTAAGCGGATGGTAGAGCATCGTTTTGCCATTCTATTTATTGATTTAGACCGATTTAAAGTCATCAATGATAGTCTGGGGCATTTAGTAGGCGATCGCCTCTTAATTAAGATTGCCGAAATCCTCGAAAGATCTGTGCGTTCCTTTGATACGGTGGCAAGACTGGGTGGCGATGAATTTACGATTCTTTTAGATGATATTGATAGTTCTCAGGATGCGATCGAAGTTGCCGAACGGATTCATGCAAGGCTCCTAAATGAAATTGAGATTGATAGCAACCAAATTCTGACAAGCGCTAGTATTGGCATTGTCTTTGGTTCCCATGATTATGACAATGCGAGTGACCTCCTTCGAGATGCGGATATCGCGATGTATCGAGCCAAGGATCAAGGTCGTGCCTGTTATGAAATCTTTGATCAAGCGATGTATGACTTAGTGCTCAGTCGTCTCCAACTCGAAAATGAACTAAGACAGGCAATCGCACGTGAGGAATTTCTGGTTTATTACGAACCGATTGTATGTTTAAAAACAATGCATCTATGCGGTTTTGAAGCCTTAGTCCGTTGGCAACATCCCACTAGAGGCTTCATCACCGCAGGGGAATTCATTCCTATTGCTGAAGAAACTGGCTTAGTTGTGAGTTTAGGGAAATGGGTTTTACAAACTGCCTGTCGTCAAATCAAGTTGTGGCTAGAGCAATATCCATCCCTCAAGTCTCTAACTATTAATGTCAATCTCTCTGGCAAGCAATTAAAAGATCCACAGATCATTAACACAATTGACGATATTCTCCATGAAACAGGAATTCCGCAAAGCTGTTTAAATCTAGAAATTACAGAAACAATTCTCATTGAGAATACAGAAATTGCGGTGAGAGTTTTTCAGCAGTTACGTGCGCGCAATATTCACCTCAGTCTTGATGACTTTGGTACAGGTTTTTCATCCCTGAGCTACCTCCAGAGATTTCCTGTCAATATCATTAAGATCGATCGCTCTTTTATTAGTCAAATTCATTCAGGCGATCGCAATGTTGAGATTGTCAAAGCAATTATTGCCCTTGCCCATGCCATGAATATTAAAGTAATTGCCGAGGGTATAGAGCTACGCGAGCAAATATCTCAACTGCAAGCATGGGATTGTGATTTTGCACAGGGTTATTATTTTGCGCGATCGCTCAGTGCGGAAGCTGCCTCAGCTTTATTAGAAAAAGCTGTGCTTCGCACCGCTTTTTTCTAATAAAGCCCAAAATGGCTATGTCATTTTGGGCTTTGTTTGCTTAATTTACGAGCCCTGTTAATGGCGAACTGGCACTAGCATAGGCTTTGACAGGAATTCGACCTGATAGATAGGCAGTGCGTCCTGCTTCGCAAGCCATTCCCATAGCACGACCCATGGCTACAGGATTATTCGCACAGGCGATCGCTGTATTAATCAACAAGGCATCTGCACCTAGTTCCATAGCTGCCGCCGCCTCACTGGGCACACCAATTCCCGCATCGACAACTACAGGTACTTTTGATTCTTCGATAATAATCCTGATATTCGCCGCATTGTTAATCCCCTGCCCTGAACCAATGGGCGAACCAAGGGGCATCACCGTGACGCAACCAATTTCTTCGAGGGTTTTCGCCAATCTGGGGTCAGCATTGATATAAGGTAGTACCGCAAAGCCTTCTTTCACCAATTGCTCAGCAGCTTTACAAGTGCCAATGGGGTCGGGCAGTAAATATTTAAGATCGGGAATGACTTCGAGCTTGACGAAATTATTATCTTCTTGTCCTAAGATTTTTGCCATCTCGCGCCCCAGTCTTGCCACACGCACAGCTTCATCGGCGGTTTGGCAGCCTGCGGTATTGGGCAATAGCCAATATTTGCTCCAGTCGATCGCTTCTGCTAGACCTTCATGCCCTGCCGCATTAGTTTGCACGCGCCGCACTGCCACGGTGACGATCTCGCAACCACTTGAGGCGATCGCTTGACGCATGATCTCAAAGTTGGCATATTTGCCTGAGCCAGTCATTAAACGCGATCGGAACTTACGTCCCGCAATTTCGAGCAAATCATCCGATGACTCAGTAGGATTAGCTGTTTGGTTAGTTATCGTGAAAAAAGGCGAAGAAGCGACCATATCAAAGGATTAACAGGGGATTAAAAGATTATTTGTGGGTCTTTGATAAACAAGGGGCTTAAGCCCCTTGTTTATCAAGAAGATCAATTTCAAGGATATACAACAGTTTGCAGTTTGAAGGTGCAATTTTTTATTAAGATAATCAAGATACTTTAGTGTCTTTTGTAATATCCCCAATTTTCCATAGTATTCCCATAGCAAGTAGCAATTTAGTTTCATGGCTAACCTCAAATCCATCCGCGATCGCATCGGCACTGTTAAGAATACTCGCAAGATCACTGAAGCAATGCGTCTTGTCGCCGCCGCAAAGGTCAGACGCGCTCAGCAGCAAGTTTTAGCAACACGTCCTTTTGCCGATCGCTTAGCTCAAGTCCTATACCGCCTCCAGCAGCGCATCGCTTTCGAGGATGTCAGTCTGCCCCTACTCGATAAGCGTCCTGTAAAAACCGTTGGTCTACTGGTAATTTCAGGCGATCGCGGTCTTTGTGGTGGCTATAACTCAACGATTATTCGTCGTGCTGAAGCTCGCGCTAAGGAATTAAAAGAACAAGGTATTAATTACACCTTTATCTTGGTCGGTCGTAAGGCTGCCCAATACTTTGCCCGTCGCGATCAACCTATCGCCGCAAAGTTCACCAACTTAAACCAAATTCCTAATGCTGCTGAAGCCAATGCGATCGAAGATGAAATTACCTCAGCATTTTTGGCTGGTGTAATTGATCGCGTTGAGTTGATCTACACCCGTTTTGTCTCCTTGATTAGCTCTCGCCCAGTAGTCCAAACCCTGCTACCTCTTGAGCCACAGGGATTAGAACCTCAAGATGACGAAATTTTCCGCTTGATTACCCGTGGCGGTAAGTTCCAAGTCGAGCGTGAAAAGCGCGAAATCACCGTTAAGGAATTGCCTAAGGAATTGATCTTTGAACAAAATCCTGAGCAAATCCTTGATGCATTATTGCCACTCTACCTCAGCAACCAAATCCTCCGTGCATTACAAGAATCCGTAGCTAGCGAACTCGCAGCTCGGATGACTGCGATGAACAACGCTAGCGAAAACGCAGTTGACCTCATCAAAAATCTTACCTTGCAATACAACAAAGCTCGTCAAGCCGCAATTACTCAAGAAATTCTTGAAGTTGTCGGTGGCGCAGCCGCTTTGACTTAAATTAAAAAAAGCGGCGCGATGCGCCGCCTTTTTTTGATTAAAAAATTGGTCTGACCGCTAGCGGTCAGACCAATTTTTTGTGTTTAACTTTGACGCTGAAGCTCCTGTAATAACCATTCATCAACGGGTTGACCATCTTTGCGAATGAGTTCTATCTCTACATTCATCGAAGAAGCAGAACCAACAGGAGCCATTTTCTGATGAAAGCGA
The sequence above is drawn from the Pseudanabaena yagii GIHE-NHR1 genome and encodes:
- a CDS encoding ABC-F family ATP-binding cassette domain-containing protein; translation: MALFTLRSLRKDFGIKEILKDASFSLDEGDKVGLIGTNGSGKSTLLKMIAGLEHSDGGELWVNSSAKIIYLPQQPDLNEELTVLEQVFADSGEQMALVKEYEEISDKLSHGHGDQDRLLAQLSSVSERMDQTGAWDLETNAKIVLTKLGIDDLEAKIGSLSGGYRKRIAIASALLSAPDVLLMDEPTNHLDALSVEWLQSYLNRYRGALLLITHDRYFLDKVTNRIIEIDRGDLYSYAGNYSYYLEKKAESEESALSTQRKHAGLLRRELEWLKKGPKARSTKQKARIDRAHALQATEFKQANAKVDITTSGRRIGKKVVELDRISKSYGDRTLIKNFSYNFTPEDRIGIIGSNGAGKSTLMNMITGRLQPDAGTVEIGTTIHFGYFDQHSDDLLEHGNQRVIDYLKDVSELVKTSDGSIITASQMLERFLFPPNQQYAPINKLSGGEKRRLFLLKVLMEAPNVLILDEPTNDLDVQTLAVLEEYLEDFNGCVIVVSHDRYFLDRTVDMVFSFEAHGEVRLYPGNYSVYLDYKKDEEEKQVSAPKEQKSIPVKVTPTEIATPKPDTRKVSKLSYKEKREYEELELKIPQMEEEKLQIEKKLYHNPPSGHTEVQKLASRLAELTEAIDQSTERWLELAERI
- a CDS encoding glycosyltransferase, which encodes MRKLYFLLPGTTNKFACGGLWAELKTLKLAQQICAAEVVTYRQREPEHLWLNDLLSNDDTFRALDDVIFVMSWGFDVVKLAPKLKHLNVIYHAHSAGYGFNLPASVPIITVSRNTLGYWGQRSPHALIYYLPNEISDQFQNWHGDRDIDVLVQSRKSSNYLMKQLIPALQKQCRVEVINSYVENLEGLFNRAKVYLYDSAEYWEIQGVTEGFGLQPMEALACGCQVFSSVNHGLSDYLDPAFNCYKIAGYSQEFDVQRIIKTIQNPPKLSLAASVLAEYRSENIIQRLTVILEDLNEFFDHKQRYQGNIPELSYWYITKLRSQRILAKLKKKFKL
- a CDS encoding EAL domain-containing protein; this translates as MSEVDILQLKITELEAKNLSLREQLAQISAERLRKYKAEFLIANLAQKLVENIQTGIIVHDADTKIIFANPAAADILGLIQSEMSGKDVNDPNWRFYHGDGRIMRLEDFPVNKILREKQILKNYEMGLYRSATNDIVWALINAYPEFDQEGEITRIVITFVEVTDFKRTSLALQESEQRYASLASELEATRNFLQNIIDHLPVAVFVKDGRPKNFGKMLLWNRTSENMFGVTVQDAIGKTVYDHFPKEQADFFSQKDIEAFASGAPEDIPEEPIDSYSLGRRILHTVKIPLYDRNLYPQYLLCFAEDITERKQAETALRESEERFRQMAENIHEIFWMVNANFTQFIYINPAYEKISGFPCEEIYENSQAFIKVIHEEDRAKVLATHQQHLNTGWSLEYRMVQPSGEIRWLFERAVPVRNELGAIQSIVGIGQDITDRKYSEDKLVYQAFHDNLTGLPNRTLFTDRLEMVLKKSKRMVEHRFAILFIDLDRFKVINDSLGHLVGDRLLIKIAEILERSVRSFDTVARLGGDEFTILLDDIDSSQDAIEVAERIHARLLNEIEIDSNQILTSASIGIVFGSHDYDNASDLLRDADIAMYRAKDQGRACYEIFDQAMYDLVLSRLQLENELRQAIAREEFLVYYEPIVCLKTMHLCGFEALVRWQHPTRGFITAGEFIPIAEETGLVVSLGKWVLQTACRQIKLWLEQYPSLKSLTINVNLSGKQLKDPQIINTIDDILHETGIPQSCLNLEITETILIENTEIAVRVFQQLRARNIHLSLDDFGTGFSSLSYLQRFPVNIIKIDRSFISQIHSGDRNVEIVKAIIALAHAMNIKVIAEGIELREQISQLQAWDCDFAQGYYFARSLSAEAASALLEKAVLRTAFF
- a CDS encoding F0F1 ATP synthase subunit gamma — protein: MANLKSIRDRIGTVKNTRKITEAMRLVAAAKVRRAQQQVLATRPFADRLAQVLYRLQQRIAFEDVSLPLLDKRPVKTVGLLVISGDRGLCGGYNSTIIRRAEARAKELKEQGINYTFILVGRKAAQYFARRDQPIAAKFTNLNQIPNAAEANAIEDEITSAFLAGVIDRVELIYTRFVSLISSRPVVQTLLPLEPQGLEPQDDEIFRLITRGGKFQVEREKREITVKELPKELIFEQNPEQILDALLPLYLSNQILRALQESVASELAARMTAMNNASENAVDLIKNLTLQYNKARQAAITQEILEVVGGAAALT